The Candidatus Cloacimonadota bacterium genomic interval AGGGTCGGGGTGAGGTCGAAAAATAGTACTTTACGGAAAGACTATAATTAGAGTCCATCCGCAAAGTAGGGATTCGACGCAGATGAACACTGAAAAAAACCGATTTTCGCAAGATAAAATTTTTTTGTAAAAAGTGTAATATCAGCGCCTGCCCCGTTGAATGCTTTGTGTTTTATTATTCAACAGTGGTTCATCAGCATAATCAGTGTTTATCTGCGTCGAATCACATTCGGAGAATCATTGCAAAATTGCGAGTTTGCTGATGGACACTAATTAATCTCAAAGCAGGATTTGAGCTGAATTGCCACGAGATTTATCTGAATTCTTAAATGCACTTAAATTTACACTACCTACAAAATAAGCATTGCATCCCCGTAACTAAAAAATCGAAACTTTTCTTTCACTGCTTTTTTATAAGCCTTCATAATCAAATCATAACCGGCAAAAGCAGAAACAAGCATAAGCAAAGTGGATTTTGGTAAATGGAAATTTGTTAGAAGTGCATCTACAAACTTAAATTCATATCCGGGATAAATAAAAATATCGGTCCATTTTTCACCGGCTACAATTTTTCCTCTTTCAGAAAAACTTTCCAAAGTCCTCACAGCAGTAGTTCCCACCGCAAGAATTTTCTTCCCGCCCATTTTGGCAGAGTTCATCGCTTTGGCGTTTTCGCCTGTAATTTCACATAATTCACTATGCATTTTATGATCTAAAATATTTTCCACTTCTACGGGACGAAAAGTGTCCAGCCCGATTTTCAGATCAACTGATGTTTTTTCTATTCCTTTGGCATGCATTTTTGCAAGCAGGTTTTCATCGAAATGCAAACCGGCAGTGGGAGCTGCAACCGAACCTTTTGTTTTTGCAAAAACAGTTTGGTATCTTTTGGCATCTGCTTCATTCACTTGCCTTTTGATATACGGCGGAAGCGGAATATTTCCGATTTTTTCAAGAATAGAAAAAAAATCTCCCCTAAAATCAAATTCGACTATTCGCTCACCTCGCTCCAAGTGTTTGATTATTTGGCATGCTAAAATTCCATCTTCAAAAATTATTCGGCTCCCTACTTTAAGCCTTATCCCGGGTTTTACCAAACATTTCCACTTTTTCTCTGAAATTTGAGTTAGTAATAGAACTTCTGCTTTCCCACCGGTAGGTTTTTTCCCATATAAACGAGCGGGAATAACTTCAGTTTCATTTACAACCATCAAATAGGATTCATCCAAATATTTCAGAATATTGTAAAAATAATCAAGGATAATTTCACCAGAATTTCTATCCAAAACCATTAAGCGAGACTCCACTCTGTTTGATGCAGGATGTTGAGCGATCAATTTTTCAGGTAAATTATAATCATAATCGGATAATTGATTCGGTGCTGATGTATTCGACGCTGATAAACACTGATTGAACTGATGAACACGGACATTATTATTTGTATAATTAATTTTTGTGACTATCCTGTTACCTCCGTAAGAAATTTCTATA includes:
- the queA gene encoding tRNA preQ1(34) S-adenosylmethionine ribosyltransferase-isomerase QueA, with the protein product MDLSFSNITLINFIEISYGGNRIVTKINYTNNNVRVHQFNQCLSASNTSAPNQLSDYDYNLPEKLIAQHPASNRVESRLMVLDRNSGEIILDYFYNILKYLDESYLMVVNETEVIPARLYGKKPTGGKAEVLLLTQISEKKWKCLVKPGIRLKVGSRIIFEDGILACQIIKHLERGERIVEFDFRGDFFSILEKIGNIPLPPYIKRQVNEADAKRYQTVFAKTKGSVAAPTAGLHFDENLLAKMHAKGIEKTSVDLKIGLDTFRPVEVENILDHKMHSELCEITGENAKAMNSAKMGGKKILAVGTTAVRTLESFSERGKIVAGEKWTDIFIYPGYEFKFVDALLTNFHLPKSTLLMLVSAFAGYDLIMKAYKKAVKEKFRFFSYGDAMLIL